Proteins co-encoded in one Actinobacillus succinogenes 130Z genomic window:
- the ltnD gene encoding L-threonate dehydrogenase yields the protein MNKSYSVAVIGLGSMGMGAAMSCVNAGLTTYGIDLNPAALEKLQAAGAKAVATDGHDFAQELDAVVVLVVNAAQADSALFGENGIAKKLKAGTAVMVSSTMAASDAKAISQKLTELGLVMLDAPVSGGAAKALKGEMTVMASGPKQAFDKLQPVLDATAAKVYNIGEEIGLGATVKIVHQLLAGVHIAAGAEAMALASKAGIPLDVMYDVVTNAAGNSWMFENRMKHVVDGDYTPLSMVDIFVKDLGLVNDTAKSLHFPLHLASTAYSMFTEASNAGYGKEDDSAVIKIFSGVNLPKKGA from the coding sequence ATGAATAAATCTTATTCTGTTGCAGTTATCGGTTTGGGTTCTATGGGAATGGGCGCCGCTATGTCTTGCGTGAATGCCGGCTTAACTACCTACGGTATCGATTTAAACCCGGCGGCATTAGAAAAACTGCAGGCTGCCGGTGCTAAAGCGGTGGCAACCGACGGTCATGATTTTGCGCAAGAATTAGATGCGGTGGTTGTGTTGGTGGTAAATGCGGCACAAGCCGATTCAGCCTTATTCGGCGAAAACGGAATCGCAAAGAAATTAAAAGCGGGTACCGCGGTAATGGTGTCGTCTACTATGGCGGCGTCAGATGCAAAAGCAATTTCACAAAAATTAACAGAGTTAGGCTTGGTAATGTTAGACGCGCCGGTATCGGGCGGAGCAGCCAAAGCCTTAAAAGGTGAAATGACGGTCATGGCGTCGGGGCCGAAACAGGCTTTTGATAAATTACAGCCCGTATTAGACGCTACCGCCGCGAAAGTTTACAACATCGGCGAAGAAATCGGTTTAGGGGCGACGGTGAAAATTGTGCATCAATTATTGGCCGGCGTGCATATCGCCGCAGGCGCGGAAGCGATGGCGCTGGCGTCAAAAGCCGGTATCCCGTTAGATGTGATGTATGACGTGGTGACCAACGCCGCAGGTAATTCCTGGATGTTTGAAAACCGTATGAAACACGTGGTGGACGGTGATTATACGCCGCTTTCTATGGTGGATATTTTCGTAAAAGATTTGGGTTTAGTCAATGACACCGCAAAATCGCTGCACTTCCCGCTTCATCTTGCAAGCACGGCTTATTCAATGTTTACCGAAGCGAGTAATGCGGGTTACGGCAAAGAAGATGACAGTGCGGTAATCAAAATCTTCAGCGGCGTAAATTTACCGAAAAAAGGAGCGTAA
- a CDS encoding alpha/beta hydrolase-fold protein translates to MLKKSLVLLSLFGTLPVHAEDVPMQAQFVQTTLLAEITAQGQKINAVALEYEDNVLSGSDLRKTFQISTALEGKEPQPRTILRAYVNDKPEISSQAKTGKFVIIELDDQDKNADLYSLKVENDQPMKFRGKDKDGNIVDVEKKQINRVPQYYGEKLVYHIEQTGYLKLTNGKTLAKAQLTQSAVAGKVKTLWLDEFTAKSVFLTDKANFLNYRIFTPHFEQGKAYPLTIFLHGSGQVGSDNLAHLLSGKGAISTLQYERGIVLAPQYQSVFDPFDDSAKGQNGGIHWQTDNRRDLVFNMIDDTLAQYPQIDKNRIYLVGLSRGAEGALKLLLSRPHFFAGALLMSGREAFTHEWIDGNATKENISPIKDIPMWFFHSKEDKISPVTGSRINVDLLKTLNAPHVKYTEFTTEQAGDNGITNSNAHNTWDAVFNSPEVMQWLLQQKRQ, encoded by the coding sequence ATGTTAAAGAAATCGCTCGTCTTACTTTCTCTGTTCGGCACATTACCTGTCCATGCGGAAGATGTGCCGATGCAAGCTCAATTTGTTCAAACGACATTACTTGCGGAAATCACGGCACAGGGGCAAAAAATCAACGCTGTGGCTTTGGAATATGAAGACAATGTGCTTTCCGGTTCCGATTTACGCAAAACTTTTCAAATTTCCACCGCACTTGAGGGCAAAGAACCACAACCTAGAACGATATTACGTGCTTATGTAAACGACAAACCTGAAATTTCATCACAAGCCAAAACAGGAAAATTTGTGATTATAGAATTGGATGATCAAGATAAGAATGCCGATTTGTATAGTTTGAAAGTCGAAAATGATCAACCGATGAAATTCAGAGGTAAGGATAAAGACGGCAATATTGTAGATGTTGAGAAAAAGCAAATTAATCGTGTACCTCAATATTATGGTGAGAAATTGGTTTATCACATTGAGCAAACCGGTTATTTGAAACTCACCAACGGTAAAACGTTGGCAAAAGCTCAGTTAACACAATCCGCAGTTGCGGGAAAAGTGAAAACCCTCTGGCTTGATGAATTTACGGCCAAGTCGGTTTTCTTAACAGATAAAGCTAATTTCCTAAATTATCGTATTTTTACACCGCACTTTGAGCAAGGGAAAGCCTATCCGCTGACTATTTTCTTACACGGTTCAGGGCAAGTTGGCTCGGACAATCTCGCACATTTATTATCCGGCAAAGGGGCGATTTCCACGCTGCAATATGAACGGGGCATTGTGCTTGCGCCGCAATATCAAAGCGTTTTCGATCCTTTTGATGACAGTGCGAAAGGGCAGAACGGCGGTATTCACTGGCAAACGGATAATCGCCGTGATTTAGTTTTTAACATGATTGACGACACTTTAGCGCAATATCCGCAAATTGATAAAAATCGGATTTATCTTGTGGGATTATCACGCGGTGCGGAAGGTGCGCTAAAACTTTTGCTAAGTCGACCACACTTTTTTGCTGGTGCGTTGTTAATGAGTGGCCGCGAAGCCTTTACCCATGAATGGATTGATGGCAATGCGACTAAAGAGAACATTTCTCCAATTAAAGACATACCGATGTGGTTCTTCCATAGCAAAGAAGACAAAATCTCGCCGGTTACCGGTTCGCGTATTAATGTAGATTTATTAAAAACGCTGAATGCACCACATGTGAAATATACGGAATTCACCACCGAACAGGCGGGAGATAACGGCATTACTAATAGCAATGCGCATAATACTTGGGATGCAGTATTCAATAGTCCCGAAGTCATGCAATGGCTATTACAGCAAAAACGTCAATAA
- the otnC gene encoding 3-oxo-tetronate 4-phosphate decarboxylase: MTDLEQKALMVRLGRSFYERGYTVGGAGNLSVRLDDNRVLVTPTGSSLGRLTAECLSVLDMDGNVLEGNKPSKESVFHLAMYRKNPACKAIVHLHSTYLTALSCLEGLDPNNAMRAFTPYYVMRAGKMQVIPYYRPGSPKIAEALSERALTGKAFLLANHGVVVTGADLLDAADNTEELEETAKLFFILQGQKIRYLTDEEVKDLENRGK; this comes from the coding sequence ATGACGGATTTAGAACAAAAAGCATTGATGGTGCGACTCGGACGTTCTTTTTATGAACGCGGTTACACCGTCGGCGGCGCCGGCAATTTATCCGTGCGTCTTGATGATAATCGTGTGTTAGTGACGCCGACAGGCTCTTCTTTAGGTCGTTTAACGGCGGAATGTTTGTCGGTGTTGGATATGGACGGCAATGTGCTGGAAGGCAATAAGCCATCGAAAGAGTCCGTGTTTCACTTGGCGATGTACAGAAAAAATCCGGCGTGCAAAGCCATTGTGCATTTACATAGTACTTATTTGACCGCACTTTCTTGTTTGGAAGGGCTGGATCCAAATAACGCAATGCGCGCTTTCACGCCTTACTATGTCATGCGTGCAGGCAAAATGCAGGTGATTCCCTATTATCGTCCCGGTTCGCCGAAAATTGCGGAAGCGCTGAGCGAACGGGCTTTGACGGGCAAAGCGTTTTTGCTGGCTAACCACGGCGTAGTCGTGACCGGTGCCGACTTACTGGACGCCGCAGATAACACGGAAGAATTAGAAGAAACCGCCAAATTATTCTTTATCTTGCAAGGACAAAAAATCCGTTACTTGACTGATGAAGAAGTGAAAGATCTAGAAAACAGAGGGAAATAA
- the otnI gene encoding 2-oxo-tetronate isomerase: MPKFAANLTMMFKEVPFLDRFEAAARAGFKYVEYLWPYDYPAEELKAKLDQYGLKQVLFNSLPGDIAAGEWGVSAIPGREEESHRHIDLALEYALVLKCPTVLIMGGVVPPGQNRAKYKQTFIDNLRYASEKFKAHGINIVLESLSPQVKENYLMRTQDDALEIIDLVDRDNVFLQLDYYHAQNVEGNLARLTDRVKNVLYHVQIASVPDRHEPDEGEINYPFIFNKLDEIGYQGYVGCEYNPRGDTAAGLNWFQAYK, translated from the coding sequence ATGCCTAAATTTGCAGCCAATTTAACCATGATGTTTAAGGAAGTGCCGTTCTTAGACCGATTCGAAGCCGCCGCTCGAGCAGGATTTAAATATGTGGAATATTTATGGCCTTATGATTATCCGGCGGAAGAACTTAAAGCCAAGCTCGATCAATACGGATTGAAACAAGTGTTATTTAATTCTTTACCGGGCGATATTGCCGCCGGCGAATGGGGCGTATCCGCCATTCCCGGGCGAGAGGAAGAAAGTCACCGGCATATCGATTTGGCATTGGAATATGCGCTTGTGTTGAAATGCCCGACCGTTTTGATTATGGGGGGCGTCGTACCGCCGGGTCAAAACCGGGCTAAATACAAACAAACCTTTATCGATAACTTACGCTACGCCTCGGAAAAATTTAAAGCGCACGGTATTAATATCGTACTGGAATCCTTAAGCCCGCAGGTGAAAGAAAACTACTTGATGAGAACGCAGGACGACGCCTTGGAAATCATTGATTTGGTCGATCGGGATAATGTTTTTTTACAACTTGATTACTATCACGCCCAAAATGTAGAAGGCAATCTGGCACGTTTAACGGATCGCGTCAAGAATGTGCTTTATCACGTGCAAATCGCTTCGGTGCCGGATCGTCACGAACCGGACGAAGGTGAAATCAATTATCCTTTTATTTTCAATAAATTGGATGAAATCGGTTATCAAGGTTATGTGGGCTGCGAGTATAACCCGCGTGGCGATACCGCTGCCGGTTTAAACTGGTTCCAAGCCTATAAATAA
- the otnK gene encoding 3-oxo-tetronate kinase has translation MLGVIADDFTGASDIASFLVENGLSAVQMNGVPKQPLNSRVDAIVISLKSRSNPANEAVEQSLNAYNWLQENGCTQFYFKYCSTFDSTAKGNIGPVTDALLEALNEDFTVITPALPVNGRTIFNGYLFVGEQLLSESGMKNHPITPMTDANLMRLMDAQAKGKTGLVAYADVIQGAARVKERFAELKAQGYRYAVVDAADNSQLEVLAEAVAGLKLVTGGSGLGAYIAARLSGGKKGTNAFTPTKGKTVVLSGSCSVMTNKQVEKYCEKAPHFQLDAAQAINNPNYAEELYQWVTANLDAPLAPMVYATVPPEALKAIQNEFGADKASHAIENTFAQLAAKLKRYGVTNFINAGGETSSIVVQQLGFSGFHIGKQIAPGVPWLKAVEEDIYLALKSGNFGKEDFFEYAQGMFV, from the coding sequence ATGTTAGGCGTTATTGCAGATGATTTCACTGGCGCCAGCGATATTGCCAGTTTCTTAGTAGAAAACGGGCTAAGTGCGGTGCAAATGAACGGCGTGCCGAAGCAGCCGTTAAACAGCCGGGTAGATGCGATTGTTATCAGCTTAAAATCTCGTTCTAACCCGGCGAATGAAGCCGTTGAACAATCTTTAAATGCTTATAACTGGTTGCAAGAAAACGGTTGTACACAGTTTTATTTTAAATACTGTTCCACCTTTGACAGCACGGCGAAAGGCAATATCGGCCCGGTTACCGATGCTTTGTTAGAGGCGTTAAACGAAGATTTCACCGTGATTACGCCGGCCTTGCCGGTGAACGGTCGAACCATATTTAACGGTTATTTATTTGTGGGCGAGCAATTATTAAGCGAATCCGGCATGAAAAATCACCCGATTACACCGATGACGGACGCGAACCTAATGCGTTTGATGGACGCTCAAGCCAAAGGCAAAACAGGTTTGGTGGCGTATGCCGATGTGATTCAAGGTGCGGCGCGTGTAAAAGAACGCTTTGCGGAACTTAAAGCGCAAGGTTATCGCTATGCCGTAGTGGACGCGGCGGATAATTCCCAACTTGAAGTGCTTGCCGAAGCGGTGGCCGGTTTGAAATTGGTGACGGGCGGTTCCGGTTTGGGTGCTTATATAGCGGCCCGTTTAAGCGGCGGCAAAAAAGGTACGAACGCCTTTACGCCGACTAAAGGCAAAACCGTAGTGCTTTCGGGATCCTGCTCGGTTATGACCAACAAACAGGTGGAAAAATACTGCGAAAAAGCACCGCACTTTCAGCTTGATGCGGCACAAGCGATTAATAATCCCAACTATGCAGAAGAACTTTATCAATGGGTAACCGCAAACCTTGACGCACCGCTTGCACCGATGGTGTATGCAACGGTTCCGCCTGAAGCGTTGAAAGCGATTCAAAATGAATTCGGTGCGGATAAAGCCAGTCATGCCATTGAAAACACCTTTGCGCAGTTAGCGGCGAAATTAAAACGGTACGGCGTGACCAATTTTATTAATGCGGGGGGCGAAACCTCAAGTATCGTGGTGCAACAGCTCGGTTTCTCGGGGTTCCATATCGGTAAACAAATCGCTCCGGGTGTGCCCTGGTTGAAAGCGGTGGAAGAAGATATTTATCTGGCGCTTAAATCGGGCAATTTCGGTAAAGAAGACTTCTTCGAATATGCACAAGGAATGTTTGTATGA
- a CDS encoding GntT/GntP/DsdX family permease — protein MSNGSLILIGIVSVVALLTLMIRGKVHPFLALGAVSIAVALSAGIPMGEVIPTLVKGMGGTLGGVALIVGLGAMLGKIIEKSNGADVLAGWLLDKFGSKRAPFALAMTGFIFGIPVFVDVGFIVLIPIIFSVARRLGGNMLVYALPIGLSMLTVHVLMPPHPGVVAGAQVLNADIGLVLGLGFIAALPAVLLGQNFIPLFTKNNFVNIPASSDLLEYQKLRSQKENGLPSFGTVLTMIVFPLVLIMLGTVTATTLPKESVIRSFFSMVGASPFALMLAVCLSSYVLGIKRGWSKEQLEEILNSALAPIAGIILITGAGGMFGKVLDASGVGKALADVLSGTGLPVILLAFILAALLRAAQGSATVAVITTATILAPMITVSGYTDVQAALVTAAIGAGSMTLSHVNDSLFWVWTKFFGISISQGLKTWSILTTIYGTIAFLIVSLMWMFV, from the coding sequence ATGTCAAACGGCAGTCTTATTCTCATTGGCATAGTGAGCGTGGTTGCGTTGCTCACTTTAATGATTCGCGGTAAAGTCCATCCTTTCTTGGCATTGGGCGCAGTCAGTATCGCCGTAGCGCTTAGTGCGGGCATTCCGATGGGGGAGGTTATTCCGACTCTGGTAAAAGGTATGGGCGGAACTCTTGGCGGCGTTGCATTGATTGTGGGGTTAGGGGCAATGCTCGGTAAAATTATCGAGAAATCGAACGGTGCAGACGTTCTGGCCGGTTGGTTGCTGGATAAATTCGGTTCCAAACGGGCGCCGTTTGCATTGGCGATGACAGGGTTTATTTTCGGTATTCCCGTTTTCGTCGATGTGGGCTTTATTGTTCTGATTCCGATTATTTTCAGTGTCGCCCGTCGTTTAGGCGGCAATATGCTGGTTTATGCGCTACCTATCGGTTTATCCATGCTGACCGTTCATGTTTTAATGCCGCCGCATCCCGGCGTTGTGGCGGGTGCTCAGGTTTTAAACGCGGATATCGGGTTAGTCCTCGGTTTAGGTTTTATCGCCGCTCTTCCTGCGGTTTTGCTTGGTCAGAATTTTATTCCGCTGTTTACAAAAAATAATTTTGTCAATATTCCCGCCTCAAGTGATTTGCTGGAATACCAAAAACTGCGTTCACAGAAAGAAAACGGCTTGCCGTCCTTCGGTACCGTGTTGACGATGATCGTATTCCCCTTGGTGCTGATCATGCTGGGAACGGTGACCGCCACTACATTACCGAAAGAAAGCGTTATCCGCTCTTTTTTCAGTATGGTGGGGGCATCGCCGTTCGCATTAATGCTTGCGGTTTGTTTATCTTCATACGTACTCGGCATTAAACGGGGATGGAGCAAGGAACAGTTAGAAGAAATTCTGAATTCCGCATTAGCTCCTATTGCGGGCATTATCCTGATTACCGGTGCAGGCGGTATGTTCGGCAAAGTGTTGGATGCAAGCGGCGTAGGTAAAGCGCTGGCCGATGTGTTATCCGGCACCGGTCTGCCCGTAATACTGTTAGCGTTTATTCTTGCCGCATTATTGCGTGCCGCTCAAGGTTCGGCAACCGTCGCCGTGATTACTACCGCAACGATTTTAGCGCCGATGATTACGGTTTCGGGTTATACGGACGTTCAAGCGGCGCTGGTTACTGCGGCGATTGGCGCGGGTTCAATGACGCTTTCACATGTAAATGACAGTTTATTCTGGGTATGGACGAAATTCTTCGGAATTTCCATTTCCCAAGGGCTGAAAACCTGGTCGATTCTCACCACCATTTACGGCACGATAGCGTTTTTAATCGTCAGTTTAATGTGGATGTTTGTTTAA